Proteins encoded in a region of the Candidatus Omnitrophota bacterium genome:
- the rpsT gene encoding 30S ribosomal protein S20 — protein sequence MANLKSAKKSIRQDKKRRPHNTAMLSELKTLTKKLNAFIAGGKTEEASKFFSVLMSKLDKAAKKNLIKRQNADRKKSRLSLKISKLKKGLPAKDKNHPV from the coding sequence ATGGCTAATCTAAAATCGGCAAAAAAATCAATAAGACAAGATAAAAAAAGAAGGCCTCACAATACCGCGATGCTGTCCGAACTTAAAACCCTTACCAAAAAATTAAACGCCTTTATAGCCGGGGGCAAGACCGAAGAGGCGTCAAAGTTTTTTAGCGTCCTAATGTCTAAACTGGATAAGGCAGCCAAGAAAAATCTAATAAAGCGCCAGAATGCCGACCGTAAAAAATCACGCCTGTCATTAAAAATATCAAAACTTAAAAAAGGCTTGCCTGCCAAAGATAAGAATCATCCCGTTTAA
- a CDS encoding helix-hairpin-helix domain-containing protein, with protein MRRLERTIALFIACGIIVSAGMSYYSKANIPACRGALIKTDGISSAKSEISQKGIINLNTADRHALVKLPGIGYKLAERIIEYRLSHGPFSVVEDILKVKGVGRKKYEAMAKQITVRD; from the coding sequence ATGCGAAGACTGGAAAGAACTATAGCCCTCTTTATTGCCTGTGGTATTATTGTGTCAGCAGGCATGTCGTATTACTCCAAGGCAAATATTCCCGCCTGCCGTGGCGCGCTTATTAAGACAGACGGTATTAGCAGTGCTAAATCGGAAATATCTCAAAAAGGCATAATAAACCTCAATACCGCGGACAGGCACGCGCTTGTTAAATTACCCGGCATAGGCTATAAACTTGCCGAAAGGATCATTGAATACAGATTATCGCACGGGCCCTTCTCTGTTGTGGAAGATATATTAAAGGTAAAAGGGGTTGGCAGGAAAAAATATGAAGCCATGGCCAAACAAATTACTGTCCGCGATTGA
- the prfB gene encoding peptide chain release factor 2 (programmed frameshift), with amino-acid sequence MQETIKSQIEEIKGKLNCLRGYFDIPNKLAEISHIESTMSAQGFWANQQKANEIITRLKFLKATTEPFNSCLNGCRDIEELFSIIDDGDEPSIKEASVELARLKASVDSLEFKSLLSGRHDINNAIININSGAGGTESCDWANMLLRMYCRWANIMGYEVDNIDLLPGEEAGIKNATIIIKGDWAYGYLKGERGVHRLVRISPFDANKRRHTSFASVDVIAEVTDDIDIEIAEKDIKVDVYRSSGCGGQSVNTTDSAVRITHIPTGIVVQCQNERSQIKNRVIAMKVLRARLYEKKQQEMKEQMEKAHAAKQKIEWGSQIRSYVFHPYNMVKDHRTKEETSGAQAVMDGEIDRFIQAFLRFKKANT; translated from the exons ATGCAAGAAACGATAAAATCACAAATAGAAGAAATAAAGGGTAAGCTTAACTGCCTAAGGGGGTAT TTTGACATACCCAATAAGCTCGCCGAGATCTCTCATATAGAATCAACCATGTCTGCCCAGGGTTTTTGGGCCAATCAGCAGAAGGCCAACGAGATAATTACAAGGCTGAAATTTCTTAAGGCCACGACAGAGCCTTTCAATTCCTGCCTGAATGGATGCCGCGACATAGAAGAACTATTTTCTATAATAGACGATGGAGACGAGCCTTCCATAAAAGAGGCGTCTGTTGAGCTGGCCCGCCTTAAGGCTTCTGTGGACAGCCTTGAGTTTAAAAGCCTTTTAAGCGGAAGGCATGATATCAACAACGCTATAATTAATATCAATTCCGGGGCCGGAGGCACGGAATCATGCGATTGGGCAAACATGCTTTTGAGGATGTATTGCCGCTGGGCCAATATTATGGGCTATGAGGTTGACAATATTGACCTATTGCCCGGAGAAGAGGCTGGAATAAAAAATGCCACCATTATCATCAAAGGAGACTGGGCATACGGTTATCTTAAGGGTGAAAGAGGCGTCCACAGGCTTGTGCGCATATCCCCTTTTGATGCTAATAAGAGAAGGCACACGTCTTTTGCGTCGGTGGATGTCATAGCCGAGGTAACCGATGATATTGATATAGAAATAGCTGAAAAAGACATCAAGGTAGATGTATACCGTTCAAGCGGGTGCGGCGGCCAGAGCGTTAATACTACCGACTCCGCTGTCAGGATAACGCATATACCTACCGGTATTGTCGTGCAGTGCCAGAACGAGCGTTCTCAAATAAAGAACAGGGTTATCGCGATGAAGGTATTGAGGGCGCGGCTCTATGAGAAGAAACAGCAGGAAATGAAAGAGCAGATGGAGAAGGCCCATGCCGCCAAACAAAAAATTGAATGGGGCAGCCAGATACGCTCGTATGTTTTTCATCCTTATAATATGGTAAAAGACCACAGGACCAAGGAAGAGACTTCAGGCGCCCAGGCTGTTATGGATGGAGAGATAGACAGGTTTATCCAGGCGTTTTTAAGGTTTAAAAAGGCAAATACATGA
- the lptE gene encoding LPS assembly lipoprotein LptE, with protein MKKYIFLLSLCLYCLPALGAFFISGCGYTTGSLLPPHLKTISVENFSNKIPITDEVSDRRRYKTYRPLLEVDVTRAIIDRFIFDGHLRLAQKKDADLIMEGSLVDFRREPTKYGYNDTIDQYRIAIFVDLKLVEAQTGNVVWSEHNFAGSEYYFTSGQQAKSEDEAVTDAIKDLARRVVERTIEVW; from the coding sequence ATGAAGAAATATATTTTTTTATTGTCATTATGCCTTTACTGCTTGCCCGCCTTAGGCGCTTTTTTTATTTCCGGCTGCGGGTATACCACAGGCTCTCTTTTGCCCCCGCACTTAAAGACAATAAGCGTTGAAAATTTTTCTAACAAGATACCCATAACCGATGAGGTATCGGATCGGCGCAGGTATAAGACCTATAGGCCTTTGCTTGAGGTTGATGTGACCAGGGCGATAATAGACAGGTTTATATTTGACGGCCATCTCCGATTGGCCCAAAAAAAAGACGCGGACCTTATAATGGAGGGCAGTCTTGTTGATTTTAGAAGAGAGCCTACCAAATACGGCTATAATGATACTATAGATCAGTACAGGATTGCCATATTTGTTGATCTTAAGCTTGTGGAAGCCCAGACGGGTAATGTCGTGTGGTCGGAGCATAATTTTGCGGGCAGTGAATATTATTTCACGTCAGGCCAGCAGGCCAAGAGCGAGGATGAGGCTGTAACAGATGCTATTAAGGATTTGGCAAGAAGGGTAGTTGAAAGGACCATAGAGGTCTGGTAA
- a CDS encoding MGMT family protein, with protein sequence MKKKQKRSTTISEFRQKVYDAVSRIPAAQTRTYKDIALEIGHPRAWRAVGNALNKNRNIGLVPCHRVIRSDGSIGGFAKGAGAKRRMLLKEARIKCAKSCRVRA encoded by the coding sequence ATGAAAAAGAAGCAAAAGCGGTCTACGACCATTTCAGAGTTTAGGCAAAAAGTATACGATGCTGTTTCCCGCATACCGGCGGCACAGACCAGGACGTATAAAGACATTGCCCTGGAAATAGGGCATCCGCGCGCCTGGAGGGCTGTCGGAAATGCCTTGAATAAAAACCGGAATATAGGGCTGGTTCCATGCCATAGGGTTATAAGATCAGACGGTTCTATAGGAGGTTTTGCCAAAGGCGCCGGGGCAAAACGCCGCATGCTGCTCAAAGAGGCCCGTATTAAATGCGCCAAATCTTGCCGCGTCCGGGCTTGA
- the bamD gene encoding outer membrane protein assembly factor BamD: MRIYLRLIYIIIFIHLAHAGTGYCYWVWTPETRKWINPKYAPKDTPKEQLLYAMDFFEAKDYKKALSEFGKIIRHYRRSEAASEAQYYMGLCYENMDYPYQAFESFQKVIDDYPFTQRTEDIVNRQFDIGNRLYEGEKTKFFGLKFKALPEQIIDVYKKVVSNAPYSPNAPVAQFRVGELYKKISFYQEAREAFQKIVDDYPDSDVAQEAKFQLALTASVASSGSSYDQSLAEQALDEFEEFKRSHPDSELVKTAEKEKREIIEKQAAHYMENARFYERLGRYNSAAVYYKKILDEFSSSSFAPKALERFEAAQKRVKSKAAGK, translated from the coding sequence ATGAGAATCTATTTAAGACTAATATATATTATTATATTTATCCATTTGGCGCATGCCGGCACAGGTTATTGCTACTGGGTCTGGACGCCTGAAACAAGGAAATGGATAAACCCCAAATATGCCCCCAAAGACACCCCCAAAGAACAGCTACTTTATGCTATGGATTTTTTTGAGGCTAAGGATTACAAGAAAGCGCTTTCGGAATTTGGAAAGATAATAAGGCACTACAGGCGCTCTGAAGCGGCGTCAGAGGCCCAGTATTATATGGGACTCTGCTATGAGAATATGGATTATCCTTATCAGGCATTTGAGTCGTTTCAAAAAGTTATTGATGATTATCCGTTTACCCAGAGAACCGAAGATATCGTGAACCGGCAGTTTGATATAGGCAACAGGCTTTATGAGGGGGAAAAAACAAAATTCTTTGGGCTCAAATTTAAGGCATTGCCCGAACAAATAATAGATGTGTATAAAAAAGTAGTCTCCAACGCGCCATACAGTCCAAACGCCCCCGTTGCCCAGTTTCGCGTAGGAGAGCTTTATAAGAAGATTAGTTTCTATCAGGAGGCTAGAGAGGCTTTCCAGAAAATAGTTGATGATTACCCGGACAGCGATGTCGCGCAAGAGGCTAAATTTCAGCTTGCTCTGACAGCCTCTGTTGCTTCGTCAGGAAGCAGTTATGACCAGTCTCTGGCCGAGCAGGCCCTGGATGAGTTTGAGGAGTTCAAGAGGTCTCATCCCGACAGCGAATTGGTTAAAACAGCCGAAAAAGAGAAACGGGAGATAATTGAAAAACAGGCCGCTCATTACATGGAGAATGCCAGGTTCTACGAGCGGTTAGGAAGGTATAATTCGGCGGCAGTCTATTACAAAAAGATCCTTGACGAATTCTCAAGTTCTTCATTCGCGCCAAAGGCGCTTGAGAGGTTTGAGGCTGCTCAAAAACGGGTAAAAAGTAAAGCGGCCGGGAAATAA
- a CDS encoding PilZ domain-containing protein, with amino-acid sequence MQPYVKEKRSYPRIEARLPFQFKDIQRPIETYTGSLTKDVSTGGVRFISNEFLSIFTRLILEVSVPTFSKPIKAISKVAWIQKAPRSSSYNVGLQFVDMTEEDKKHLSNFLAKSPAPASVIP; translated from the coding sequence ATGCAGCCTTATGTTAAGGAAAAGAGGTCATATCCTCGGATAGAGGCCAGGCTTCCGTTTCAGTTTAAAGATATACAGAGACCTATAGAAACCTATACAGGTTCTCTTACAAAAGACGTAAGCACCGGAGGGGTTCGTTTTATCTCAAACGAATTCCTTTCAATTTTTACAAGGCTTATTCTGGAGGTTTCTGTTCCGACTTTTTCCAAACCTATAAAAGCGATCTCAAAAGTTGCCTGGATACAAAAGGCCCCGCGGAGTTCCTCTTATAATGTGGGCTTGCAGTTCGTGGATATGACAGAAGAAGACAAAAAACATCTGTCAAATTTTCTGGCAAAGTCTCCCGCCCCTGCTTCGGTTATACCTTAA
- the murJ gene encoding murein biosynthesis integral membrane protein MurJ, whose translation MSTNKSIAKSAGIIGLATLLSRVLGFVRDIMFAALFGTGINAQAFIVAFRIPNLMRDLIGEGATNSAVVPVLVEELNLKGKEAFWSLANILLKLVLIILCALTAIGFLLSKPIVLALAPGFIENSLKFDTAVVLTRAMFPYLIFIGFAAYGMGVLNSLKHFTVPAFGQGLLNISLILCMFIWRQDITGLAVGVLAGGILQALSQVPVLLRSGMLFTQRGFFHPQVKKIFRLLLPRVFGSGIYQINVFVATALASIGRIVGEGAVAALYFSNRIMQLPLAIFAIALAQASLPELSGYVVNKQDREFSLSINFLLRSVFFLLLPAASGLAALSGPLTKVLLQRGAFGSYSTGITASALFYCSFGLLSYGAIKILVNGFYAMQDTKTPVKLAAVSLAANIAFSIAFMFKLKVGGLALAGSLAGALNAVMLFLVLKKKAGTFYEGMLFVSLLKITAASAMTGVVSYWVYSFSLKSMPPRGAFSIAALFLAICAAIAFYAIACYCFRVREFEELRSWISRKR comes from the coding sequence ATGTCAACTAATAAATCTATAGCAAAGTCCGCGGGTATTATAGGGCTGGCAACGCTTTTAAGCCGCGTTCTGGGCTTTGTCAGGGACATAATGTTCGCGGCCCTTTTCGGTACCGGCATAAACGCGCAGGCTTTTATCGTGGCATTTAGGATACCTAACCTTATGCGCGACCTGATAGGTGAGGGCGCTACAAATTCGGCGGTTGTGCCTGTCCTGGTGGAAGAGCTTAATCTTAAAGGCAAAGAAGCGTTTTGGAGCTTGGCCAATATTTTATTAAAGCTTGTCCTCATTATATTGTGCGCATTGACAGCAATAGGGTTTCTGCTTTCAAAACCCATAGTGCTTGCCTTGGCTCCGGGGTTTATTGAAAACAGCCTGAAATTTGATACCGCGGTAGTCCTTACGCGGGCGATGTTTCCGTATCTTATATTTATAGGTTTCGCCGCTTATGGTATGGGGGTTTTGAATTCTCTCAAACATTTTACTGTGCCCGCTTTTGGGCAAGGGCTGTTGAATATTTCGCTTATCTTATGTATGTTTATATGGAGGCAGGATATAACAGGCCTTGCCGTAGGCGTATTGGCAGGCGGTATACTGCAGGCATTGAGCCAGGTTCCCGTGCTTTTAAGAAGCGGTATGCTATTTACCCAAAGAGGTTTTTTCCATCCACAGGTAAAAAAAATATTCCGCCTGCTTTTACCCAGGGTTTTTGGAAGCGGCATATACCAGATCAATGTCTTTGTCGCGACCGCGCTCGCTTCAATAGGCAGAATAGTAGGAGAAGGCGCGGTAGCCGCTCTTTATTTCTCAAACAGGATAATGCAATTGCCGCTTGCCATATTCGCGATAGCGCTTGCCCAGGCGTCCTTACCCGAACTTTCCGGCTATGTAGTCAATAAACAGGACAGGGAGTTTTCATTATCCATAAATTTTCTTTTAAGAAGCGTTTTTTTTCTGCTTTTACCTGCCGCGTCAGGGCTTGCGGCATTATCAGGCCCGCTTACAAAGGTACTGCTTCAGCGCGGCGCTTTTGGCAGTTATTCCACGGGCATAACCGCCAGCGCGCTTTTCTACTGTTCGTTCGGACTTTTATCGTACGGGGCCATAAAGATACTTGTAAACGGGTTTTATGCCATGCAGGACACGAAAACGCCTGTAAAACTTGCAGCCGTGTCTCTTGCAGCGAACATAGCCTTTAGCATAGCATTTATGTTCAAGCTTAAGGTAGGCGGGCTTGCTTTGGCAGGCTCTCTGGCAGGCGCTCTTAACGCGGTAATGCTTTTTCTTGTCTTGAAAAAAAAGGCGGGCACTTTTTATGAAGGAATGCTGTTTGTGTCATTGTTGAAAATTACGGCGGCATCGGCCATGACAGGAGTTGTTTCTTATTGGGTATATTCATTTTCATTAAAGAGCATGCCGCCGCGAGGCGCTTTTTCAATAGCGGCCCTTTTTCTGGCCATATGCGCGGCAATAGCTTTTTACGCGATAGCCTGCTATTGTTTTCGCGTTAGAGAGTTTGAGGAGTTAAGATCTTGGATATCAAGGAAAAGATAG
- a CDS encoding polysaccharide deacetylase family protein: protein MNSPFRRRVALTFDDGPNSEYSLQILDILKSHNSIKAAFFFPGKNVEREPDTALRVKQEGHDIGNHSYSHPHLNRLSPADCAFEVERTEKVFKDLLGIKPRFFRPPYGEYNLAIERFITAKGYKLVLWDMKCYSMDWMGYSARRIADVSTQKARDGSIILLHDGRNIQYRPCRRNTVKALGMIIEILEEKGFEIVPLNSICEDWKEL from the coding sequence ATGAATTCTCCCTTCCGGCGCAGAGTGGCGCTTACCTTTGATGATGGCCCCAACAGCGAATACAGCCTGCAAATTCTTGATATACTCAAGTCGCATAACAGCATAAAGGCCGCGTTTTTCTTCCCGGGCAAAAACGTTGAACGCGAACCGGATACTGCGTTAAGGGTCAAGCAAGAAGGCCATGATATAGGTAATCACTCTTATAGCCACCCGCATCTTAACAGGTTATCGCCTGCAGATTGCGCGTTTGAGGTTGAACGGACAGAAAAGGTTTTTAAGGACTTGCTCGGTATCAAACCGCGTTTTTTTCGCCCGCCTTACGGTGAATATAACTTAGCGATAGAACGTTTTATCACGGCAAAGGGTTATAAGCTGGTTCTCTGGGACATGAAATGTTATTCTATGGACTGGATGGGGTATTCTGCGCGCAGGATCGCGGATGTTTCCACGCAAAAGGCGCGTGATGGCTCTATAATACTTCTGCATGACGGAAGAAATATTCAGTATAGGCCCTGCCGCCGCAATACCGTAAAGGCCCTTGGTATGATAATTGAGATATTAGAAGAGAAGGGGTTTGAAATAGTGCCGCTTAACAGCATATGCGAAGACTGGAAAGAACTATAG
- a CDS encoding ComEC/Rec2 family competence protein, producing MAKYAMQSKWVIVNILRRPTAGCFVFLVFGIIFSHYVNLDFFIVLSAAVILAFLAGISAIKFARFFPALFFALIFASGVLLHSNFHILSKDNIRNVEKSEGVDCYLNGIVESLPSYAWQKWGQRRCSFLFSILHYDNGNTYKKARGLAWVTIRDNDTEYDSGDNLIIRGTIKRTDDSMADNGRGSYLKYLYLQGVHCCLDVRDDDDIAHSGRPRGFFPAKCAHKLRRGMEKRIKRYLPYPDSALLNAMLLGRREFMPPHISDLFIRTGTMHILSVSGLHVGLLSSVFFFCLKLFRLPKKYIITIVIFFLWIYAFIAGSRSPVVRASVMISVYLLSVVLERDFDIFSALFFAGLLILLINPMQLFNAGFQLSFACVFFIVYLCPKIESAFLPSCFRPGKSIRQKNTGKFMPYLFKTFFSSLAVFAGVWPLVAYHFGIISPVTIIANLFVVPLLAVLLTAGIILVCIPGLFWPLAYAFSCLNHALFYLLLRIVKLFAGLPYAFFNTEYIPLWLIGVYYIILLIVAEALPDRKMM from the coding sequence ATGGCAAAATACGCTATGCAGTCAAAATGGGTTATAGTAAATATCCTGCGCAGGCCCACGGCAGGCTGTTTTGTTTTTTTGGTATTCGGTATTATTTTTTCTCATTATGTAAATTTGGATTTTTTCATCGTTCTGTCCGCTGCCGTTATATTAGCCTTTCTTGCGGGAATTTCAGCCATAAAGTTCGCGCGATTTTTCCCTGCTTTGTTTTTTGCCCTTATATTCGCGTCGGGTGTTTTGCTGCACTCTAATTTTCATATTTTATCAAAAGATAATATCCGCAATGTTGAAAAAAGTGAAGGGGTTGATTGCTATTTAAACGGTATCGTGGAATCGCTTCCTTCATACGCGTGGCAGAAATGGGGCCAAAGGCGTTGCAGTTTTTTATTCAGTATATTGCATTATGATAATGGCAATACTTACAAAAAAGCACGCGGCCTTGCCTGGGTTACGATCCGTGACAATGATACGGAATACGATTCGGGTGATAATTTGATCATACGAGGCACAATAAAAAGAACGGACGATTCTATGGCGGATAATGGCAGGGGAAGTTATCTGAAATACCTTTACCTTCAAGGTGTTCACTGCTGTTTGGATGTCAGAGATGACGACGATATCGCCCACTCCGGCAGGCCGCGCGGTTTCTTTCCGGCAAAATGCGCTCATAAGTTAAGGCGGGGGATGGAAAAGCGCATAAAAAGATACCTGCCCTATCCGGATTCAGCCCTGCTTAACGCCATGCTTCTGGGAAGGCGCGAATTCATGCCCCCGCATATATCAGATCTTTTTATCAGAACGGGTACAATGCATATTTTGTCGGTAAGCGGGCTCCACGTCGGACTCTTATCGTCGGTATTCTTTTTTTGTCTTAAGTTATTCCGCCTGCCTAAAAAATACATTATCACCATCGTTATATTTTTTTTGTGGATATACGCCTTTATCGCGGGTTCCCGGTCGCCGGTGGTCAGGGCGTCCGTTATGATTTCCGTTTACCTATTATCCGTAGTCCTTGAAAGGGATTTTGATATTTTTTCAGCCCTTTTTTTCGCGGGATTGCTAATATTGCTTATTAATCCTATGCAGTTATTTAACGCGGGTTTTCAGCTTTCTTTTGCCTGCGTATTTTTTATTGTGTATCTTTGCCCAAAAATTGAATCCGCTTTTTTACCAAGCTGTTTTAGACCGGGCAAATCCATTAGACAAAAAAATACGGGAAAGTTTATGCCATATCTGTTTAAAACTTTCTTTTCATCACTTGCTGTTTTTGCGGGCGTCTGGCCGTTGGTTGCTTATCACTTTGGAATAATATCTCCCGTTACGATAATTGCCAATTTATTCGTGGTCCCGCTTCTGGCGGTCTTATTAACAGCGGGCATAATACTTGTCTGTATCCCGGGATTATTTTGGCCATTGGCTTATGCCTTTTCCTGCCTCAACCACGCGTTATTTTATCTGCTCCTGCGCATCGTAAAGCTTTTTGCCGGCCTGCCATACGCTTTTTTCAACACTGAATATATACCATTGTGGCTTATAGGGGTTTATTATATTATACTTCTTATTGTGGCAGAGGCTTTGCCCGACCGCAAGATGATGTAG
- the holA gene encoding DNA polymerase III subunit delta, which produces MRQAGNIPPNKHAAVYLLTGADEFRKRLCLDKLKRKIMGEAADAFNFNLYYARDISAAIIIDFLQTFSITGSRRMAVLVEPEVFSEEDRGHLMAYIKSCRPENVFLVMLGGKSSVKLQNFSRSLPDCVDKIDTTIDDEDDISDWVIQEFGKNGKKINRATAALISGSARQDMGRALSCIEQVSAYTGARQDITEDDVALFLDAPCESSTFALLDATNAKMPDKALLVLNDLLKTNLSPTQAIGLMAWHIIRLLKVKKMISAGASLQDMMAGLKTGSYRLNKLIAQAKGFSLVKLKKNLQSLSNTDIWIKSSNINDSYLLEALVVKLAG; this is translated from the coding sequence ATGCGCCAAGCTGGTAATATCCCACCCAATAAACATGCCGCTGTCTATTTACTAACCGGAGCCGATGAGTTTAGAAAAAGGCTATGCCTGGATAAGCTTAAGAGAAAAATTATGGGCGAAGCTGCCGACGCCTTTAACTTTAATCTTTATTATGCCAGGGATATATCCGCGGCTATTATCATAGATTTTTTGCAGACTTTCTCAATTACAGGTTCGCGCAGAATGGCCGTTCTTGTTGAACCGGAGGTTTTTTCTGAAGAGGACAGAGGCCATCTTATGGCGTATATAAAAAGTTGCCGGCCTGAAAACGTATTTCTTGTTATGCTGGGCGGAAAGTCTTCCGTGAAACTGCAGAATTTCTCCAGGTCACTGCCTGACTGCGTTGATAAGATTGATACGACTATTGATGATGAAGACGACATATCTGACTGGGTTATTCAAGAATTCGGCAAAAATGGCAAGAAAATAAATCGCGCGACAGCAGCTCTTATCTCCGGTTCTGCCAGGCAAGATATGGGAAGGGCCTTGTCTTGCATTGAACAGGTAAGCGCTTATACAGGAGCCAGGCAGGATATTACGGAAGATGACGTGGCGCTTTTTTTAGATGCTCCTTGCGAGAGCTCAACATTTGCCTTGTTGGATGCTACAAACGCTAAGATGCCCGATAAGGCACTGCTTGTTTTAAACGATTTGCTGAAGACAAACCTGTCTCCAACGCAGGCAATAGGATTAATGGCGTGGCATATCATCAGGCTTTTGAAGGTCAAAAAAATGATTTCTGCCGGGGCGTCATTGCAGGATATGATGGCAGGGCTTAAAACAGGTTCTTACAGATTAAACAAACTTATAGCGCAGGCAAAGGGTTTTTCACTGGTAAAGCTTAAAAAGAACCTGCAAAGCCTGTCCAATACGGATATCTGGATAAAATCAAGCAATATAAACGATAGCTATCTGTTAGAGGCGCTTGTCGTAAAACTTGCCGGTTAA
- a CDS encoding excinuclease ABC subunit UvrC, with the protein MDIKEKIGSIPDSPGVYIFKDKESVIIYIGKSASLKKRVRSYFSGHCHGKKTALLESISEIEYIRTSTESTALLLESALVKRYNPKFNVLLKDDKAYPRLKLSVNEKYPRLTVVRKLKSDGAVYFGPFTDASLLSEAVKLLRRTFPLRSCRNMPSGNSRKGCLNMHIGQCLAPCTGDDRRAEYLACVEELRLFLEGKQQDLLDMLSRKMKEASDNKDYEKAAAVRDRIKALSALFLTTYNSSEARGKASAAANEADLLELEELRSLLGLLRQPMTIEAFDVSNTSGKEAVGSMVCFKRARPCKDSYLHFKIKTVDVIDDYSMMREIVYRRYKKSLAEQIPMPDLILIDGGRGHLSAAKAQLRSLGIMNVPVAGIAKNPDKLYIHEKKDPVLLGKYSGALLLCQRVRDEAHRFAITYHRHLRAKKTKRSELDSIKGIGPKRKAELIKYFGSLDKVKTADISQLKKTAFINEKEAKAVYDHFRV; encoded by the coding sequence TTGGATATCAAGGAAAAGATAGGCTCTATCCCCGATTCGCCCGGAGTGTATATTTTTAAGGACAAAGAATCCGTTATTATTTATATCGGGAAATCAGCATCTTTAAAAAAGCGGGTGAGATCTTATTTTTCGGGCCATTGCCACGGTAAAAAAACCGCCCTGCTTGAAAGTATTTCGGAAATTGAATATATACGTACTTCCACCGAATCCACGGCGCTTCTGCTTGAATCAGCTCTTGTCAAGAGGTATAACCCAAAGTTTAACGTACTGCTTAAAGATGACAAGGCGTATCCGAGGCTTAAGCTGTCGGTGAACGAAAAATATCCAAGGCTTACGGTGGTCAGAAAATTGAAATCCGACGGGGCGGTATATTTCGGCCCGTTTACTGATGCCAGCCTCTTGTCGGAGGCGGTTAAATTGTTAAGAAGGACATTTCCTTTAAGGTCGTGCCGTAATATGCCTTCAGGCAATTCCAGGAAAGGCTGTCTTAACATGCATATCGGCCAGTGCCTGGCGCCGTGCACGGGTGATGATAGAAGGGCCGAATACCTTGCCTGCGTTGAGGAATTGAGATTGTTCCTTGAAGGCAAACAGCAGGACCTTTTGGATATGTTGTCACGAAAGATGAAGGAGGCCTCGGATAACAAAGATTACGAAAAGGCCGCGGCCGTCAGAGACCGCATAAAGGCTCTTTCCGCCCTGTTTTTGACAACATACAACAGTTCCGAAGCCCGGGGCAAGGCCTCTGCCGCCGCAAATGAGGCTGATCTGTTGGAGCTTGAAGAGCTAAGGTCTTTGTTGGGCCTTTTGCGCCAGCCTATGACAATAGAGGCCTTTGATGTTTCAAATACAAGCGGCAAAGAGGCCGTGGGTTCTATGGTTTGTTTTAAGCGGGCCAGGCCGTGCAAGGATTCTTACCTGCATTTTAAGATTAAGACAGTTGATGTAATAGATGATTATAGCATGATGCGTGAGATAGTTTATAGGCGGTATAAAAAGAGTTTGGCGGAACAAATTCCTATGCCCGACCTTATTTTAATTGACGGTGGACGGGGCCATCTGTCGGCGGCCAAGGCCCAACTGCGTTCTCTGGGGATAATGAATGTCCCCGTAGCCGGTATTGCCAAAAATCCGGATAAGCTTTATATACATGAGAAGAAGGACCCTGTTCTTTTAGGTAAATACTCCGGCGCCTTGTTGTTATGCCAGAGAGTAAGGGATGAAGCGCACAGGTTTGCCATAACGTATCACAGGCATTTGCGCGCCAAAAAGACAAAGCGTTCAGAGCTCGACAGCATAAAAGGAATAGGCCCTAAGAGAAAAGCCGAGCTAATTAAATATTTTGGTTCGCTTGACAAAGTCAAAACAGCCGATATAAGCCAGCTTAAAAAAACGGCATTTATCAATGAAAAAGAAGCAAAAGCGGTCTACGACCATTTCAGAGTTTAG